The proteins below come from a single Alligator mississippiensis isolate rAllMis1 chromosome 2, rAllMis1, whole genome shotgun sequence genomic window:
- the TBPL2 gene encoding TATA box-binding protein-like 2 isoform X2: MSPYDTDLPIHSVEDALFSSHLNQPKELSTDFSSVDLGFLPDDINQENEEQIFSEDGHETKEDKNVLPAEEQGSGIVMDESNLPQVGCTSVTQPSPDTSGVYPPLTPMTPMTPMTPVSESSGIVPQLQNIVSTVNLACKLDLKNIALHARNAEYNPKRFAAVIMRIREPRTTALIFSSGKMVCTGAKSEEQSRLAARKYARVVQKLGFPAKFLDFKIQNMVGSCDVRFPIRLEGLVLTHQQFSSYEPELFPGLIYRMVKPRIVLLIFVSGKVVLTGAKERSEIYEAFENIYPILKGFRKAS, encoded by the exons ATGAGCCCTTATGACACGGATCTACCGATTCATTCAGTTGAAGATGCGTTGTTCAGTTCTCATCTTAACCAGCCCAAAGAGCTTTCTACAGATTTTTCTTCTGTGGATCTCGGCTTTCTCCCAGATGATATTAACCAAGAAAATGAAGAACAAATTTTTTCTGAGGATGGTCATGAAACAAAGGAAGATAAAAATGTGTTGCCAGCAGAAGAGCAAGGTAGTGGCATTGTCATGGATGAGAGCAATCTGCCACAAGTGGGCTGCACCAGTGTAACCCAACCATCGCCTGACACTTCTGGCGTCTATCCCCCCTTGACACCCATGACTCCTATGACCCCAATGACCCCTGTCTCGGAAAGCTCTGGCATTGTTCCTCAGTTACA GAATATAGTGTCTACTGTAAACTTGGCTTGTAAGCTAGATTTGAAGAATATAGCTCTGCATGCCAGAAATGCAGAGTATAATCCAAAG AGGTTTGCTGCAGTGATCATGAGAATCAGAGAACCAAGAACAACTGCCCTTATATTCAGTTCAGGGAAGATGGTCTGCACGGGAGCAAAAAG tgaaGAGCAGTCACGACTTGCAGCGAGGAAGTATGCACGTGTGGTACAGAAGCTTGGGTTTCCTGCCAAGTTCCTGGACTTCAAAATACAGAATATGGTTGGCAGTTGTGATGTGAGGTTCCCAATCCGCCTGGAAGGACTGGTTCTAACTCACCAGCAATTCAGCAG TTATGAACCGGAACTGTTTCCTGGGCTTATTTACAGAATGGTCAAACCAAGGATTGTGTTGCTTATCTTTGTTTCTGGAAAAGTTGTATTGACTG GTGCTAAAGAACGTTCTGAAATCTATGAGGCATTTGAGAACATCTATCCTATTCTAAAGGGTTTCAGGAAGGCATCTTAA
- the TBPL2 gene encoding TATA box-binding protein-like 2 isoform X1, whose protein sequence is MDGEASLESYLDECTSQDDLSSTCPQLFAPMSPYDTDLPIHSVEDALFSSHLNQPKELSTDFSSVDLGFLPDDINQENEEQIFSEDGHETKEDKNVLPAEEQGSGIVMDESNLPQVGCTSVTQPSPDTSGVYPPLTPMTPMTPMTPVSESSGIVPQLQNIVSTVNLACKLDLKNIALHARNAEYNPKRFAAVIMRIREPRTTALIFSSGKMVCTGAKSEEQSRLAARKYARVVQKLGFPAKFLDFKIQNMVGSCDVRFPIRLEGLVLTHQQFSSYEPELFPGLIYRMVKPRIVLLIFVSGKVVLTGAKERSEIYEAFENIYPILKGFRKAS, encoded by the exons ATGGATGGGGAGGCCTCACTGGAAAGCTACCTGGATGAGTGCACAAGCCAG GATGACCTTTCATCAACTTGTCCTCAGCTATTTGCTCCCATGAGCCCTTATGACACGGATCTACCGATTCATTCAGTTGAAGATGCGTTGTTCAGTTCTCATCTTAACCAGCCCAAAGAGCTTTCTACAGATTTTTCTTCTGTGGATCTCGGCTTTCTCCCAGATGATATTAACCAAGAAAATGAAGAACAAATTTTTTCTGAGGATGGTCATGAAACAAAGGAAGATAAAAATGTGTTGCCAGCAGAAGAGCAAGGTAGTGGCATTGTCATGGATGAGAGCAATCTGCCACAAGTGGGCTGCACCAGTGTAACCCAACCATCGCCTGACACTTCTGGCGTCTATCCCCCCTTGACACCCATGACTCCTATGACCCCAATGACCCCTGTCTCGGAAAGCTCTGGCATTGTTCCTCAGTTACA GAATATAGTGTCTACTGTAAACTTGGCTTGTAAGCTAGATTTGAAGAATATAGCTCTGCATGCCAGAAATGCAGAGTATAATCCAAAG AGGTTTGCTGCAGTGATCATGAGAATCAGAGAACCAAGAACAACTGCCCTTATATTCAGTTCAGGGAAGATGGTCTGCACGGGAGCAAAAAG tgaaGAGCAGTCACGACTTGCAGCGAGGAAGTATGCACGTGTGGTACAGAAGCTTGGGTTTCCTGCCAAGTTCCTGGACTTCAAAATACAGAATATGGTTGGCAGTTGTGATGTGAGGTTCCCAATCCGCCTGGAAGGACTGGTTCTAACTCACCAGCAATTCAGCAG TTATGAACCGGAACTGTTTCCTGGGCTTATTTACAGAATGGTCAAACCAAGGATTGTGTTGCTTATCTTTGTTTCTGGAAAAGTTGTATTGACTG GTGCTAAAGAACGTTCTGAAATCTATGAGGCATTTGAGAACATCTATCCTATTCTAAAGGGTTTCAGGAAGGCATCTTAA